A region of Toxorhynchites rutilus septentrionalis strain SRP chromosome 1, ASM2978413v1, whole genome shotgun sequence DNA encodes the following proteins:
- the LOC129775224 gene encoding integrator complex subunit 5, with protein MIKQPVLAELQYFVNSVSLLYKGIPLKDPSALVKCSLHLLEDLPSTRDAVFEYFSLVFNGAVKAYLIGVEKNNPDASQDDDAIQEIHEALERLVMNGPPAWPPLVSSWCLCLLGEICDKNSRRRPLDIRMSCNLWLGCNTIRCLLGLTALCFSKLDDQEVDVCIAGLLNTFAQHSPYFDWVVARLGGCFPSKVISKMLSCGLKRFTGEYDQVDSEVEVLSYLAVSNENHLKQAMKEIIERETCNKLTIPYLLHLSKNSEMLAQSLAAVFLDNYTDSHLQLIRVQSKFWSNNYSAANVVHIVTGLLLKIKKRSIQVLLTLPRIAEKYPWCQELLEMIFVELEAIVLEKHSCPLLDEASKEPSKELLWQSCLSMYALVQQSAVRLILLASLKSSYFLQQSVAQMMAATSGSVASPSKPHLNALVRLLGGPYGTPELPKIKPGFEIALEKMLLNPGRNQDNYNVLRNLVEIVKLERDSFNVHLKKTNCVGVLHELLGKLLAIWEMLIDKEKSVLFEQHRKPAVVLADNKLEIKRIKREDGGTLSADTGDPATVFDQIHMMAKLIDYMELHVKNFVLNMSETLKLSHLTVKYFFLCLQQAHAGGNLTSEDDAHLHRCYQLLSRHCSTRKAARTAALRDILEGALFMYGNLFGSQTEPETDSARRSDDLLIRLNQKQGIAMNASRATVLHAGIIGQGPKQPVRTAEGPEWEMQNRLISAIVACCQDSEQQNTIDGFSYVSLLLVELVSPDVMYNGLPWPEEEFTKVTMERDLQIRRMFRDCPILWSILGLIAAYRPALCYSSVLLRALCASSLHQWRSKSAETMNGQKTELMYVTTKLLELLALGQLLPPPLSYLHIVLPYLDATEVVYVLKECVWNYMKDHVPSPVLFVCDPTGFHWRDPQTSRPPPQYTNPLRNTMQKKLPKVGHLYNQMFVVPELRNPTASTTTTVMVNGIGGGLSAPAATTNGNGPIGPGPVNGNGHHLAMVMNNNNAAAPVVLGPIVTLD; from the exons ATGATTAAACAGCCAGTTCTAGCCGAGCTGCAGTATTTTGTCAACAGCGTCTCGCTGTTGTATAAAGGCATTCCTCTGAAAGATCCGAGCGCGCTTGTCAAATGCAGTCTCCACCTGCTGGAGGATCTACCATCGACTCGAGATGCTGTGTTCGAGTACTTTTCGCTAGTGTTCAATGGTGCTGTGAAGGCATACCTTATTGGTGTGGAG AAAAATAATCCGGACGCTTCGCAAGATGACGATGCAATACAGGAGATTCACGAAGCCCTGGAACGATTGGTAATGAACGGACCACCAGCATGGCCTCCACTTGTATCGTCCTGGTGTCTGTGCTTGCTGGGAGAAATTTGCGACAAAAACAGTCGTCGCCGACCACTGGACATTCGAATGTCCTGCAACCTGTGGCTCGGGTGCAATACAATTCGGTGTCTGCTAGGGCTAACAGCTCTCTGCTTCAGCAAGCTAGACGACCAGGAAGTGGACGTTTGCATTGCGGGACTGCTCAACACTTTCGCTCAACATTCGCCTTACTTTGACTGGGTGGTGGCTCGTCTGGGAGGTTGCTTCCCCTCGAAGGTTATTTCGAAGATGCTTTCGTGCGGCTTGAAGCGGTTCACCGGAGAATACGATCAGGTAGATTCGGAGGTGGAAGTGTTGAGCTATTTGGCGGTCTCGAACGAGAACCATTTGAAACAAGCGATGAAGGAGATAATAGAGAGGGAGACGTGTAACAAGCTAACGATCCCGTATTTGCTACATCTATCAAAGAACTCCGAAATGCTTGCACAATCCCTAGCAGCAGTATTTTTGGATAATT ACACCGATTCACACCTGCAACTGATTCGAGTTCAATCCAAATTCTGGTCAAACAATTACAGCGCCGCAAACGTCGTTCATATTGTAACTGGTTTACTGCTGAAAATCAAAAAACGCTCCATTCAGGTCCTGCTAACTCTTCCGCGAATAGCGGAAAAGTACCCTTGGTGCCAAGAACTACTAGAGATGATATTTGTTGAGCTGGAAGCGATCGTTTTGGAGAAACATTCCTGTCCTCTACTAGACGAAGCCTCAAAAGAACCCTCCAAAGAGCTACTGTGGCAATCGTGCCTCAGCATGTACGCGTTAGTGCAGCAAAGTGCCGTCCGTCTAATACTGCTGGCCAGTCTAAAGTCGTCCTATTTTCTGCAGCAGTCCGTCGCCCAAATGATGGCCGCCACTTCTGGGAGCGTAGCGAGTCCAAGCAAGCCACATTTGAATGCATTGGTGCGACTGTTGGGTGGACCATACGGGACTCCAGAGTTGCCAAAAATAAAACCCGGATTCGAAATTGCGCTGGAAAAAATGCTGCTCAATCCGGGCAGGAATCAGGACAATTATAACGTTTTGCGAAATTTGGTGGAGATTGTGAAACTCGAACGCGATTCGTTCAATGTTCACCTCAAGAAGACGAACTGCGTGGGAGTGCTGCACGAGCTTCTTGGGAAACTGCTGGCCATCTGGGAAATGTTGATAGATAAGGAGAAGAGTGTCTTGTTTGAACAACATCGAAAGCCAGCTGTGGTTCTAGCCGACAATAAG CTCGAAATCAAACGTATCAAACGGGAAGACGGTGGGACGCTATCCGCAGACACGGGTGATCCCGCAACTGTCTTCGATCAAATTCACATGATGGCCAAACTTATCGATTATATGGAACTGCACGTCAAGAATTTTGTTCTCAACATGTCGGAAACCTTGAAACTCTCACATCTGACAGtgaaatatttcttcctgtGTTTGCAGCAAGCACACGCCGGAGGGAACCTTACCTCGGAGGATGACGCCCACTTGCACCGATGTTACCAGCTTCTATCGAGACACTGTTCCACCAGGAAGGCAGCACGAACAGCTGCCCTGCGAGATATTTTAGAGGGGGCCCTCTTCATGTATGGCAATCTCTTTGGCTCGCAAACGGAACCCGAAACCGACAGTGCCAGACGATCAGATGATCTGCTGATAAGGCTCAACCAAAAGCAGGGAATTGCAATGAATGCTTCACGGGCAACGGTACTACATGCCGGTATCATCGGCCAGGGGCCGAAACAACCTGTGCGGACAGCCGAAGGGCCCGAGTGGGAGATGCAGAACCGACTGATCAGCGCCATCGTGGCCTGCTGCCAGGACTCGGAACAACAAAACACAATCGATGGATTCAGCTATGTCTCGTTGTTGCTGGTGGAGCTAGTATCGCCTGACGTTATGTACAATGGATTGCCCTGGCCGGAGGAGGAGTTCACCAAGGTGACGATGGAGCGTGATTTACAAATCCGACGAATGTTCCGGGACTGTCCCATCCTGTGGTCCATACTGGGTTTGATTGCCGCCTACCGACCGGCACTTTGCTACAGCTCGGTGCTATTGCGAGCGTTGTGCGCCTCGTCCCTACACCAGTGGCGCTCCAAATCCGCCGAAACGATGAACGGACAGAAGACCGAACTGATGTACGTTACGACAAAGCTGTTGGAGCTGCTGGCTCTCGGTCAGCTGCTTCCTCCACCCCTAAGCTACCTGCATATAGTGCTGCCATATTTGGATGCTACCGAG GTTGTCTACGTCCTGAAGGAATGTGTTTGGAACTACATGAAGGATCACGTGCCCTCGCCGGTGCTGTTCGTGTGCGACCCAACCGGCTTCCATTGGCGCGATCCTCAAACGTCTCGGCCTCCGCCACAGTACACGAACCCACTGCGCAACACGATGCAGAAGAAGCTCCCCAAAGTTGGCCATCTGTACAATCAAATGTTTGTCGTTCCCGAGCTGCGCAACCCAACCGCATCGACAACCACAACTGTGATGGTAAACGG